A stretch of the Acidobacteriota bacterium genome encodes the following:
- a CDS encoding ATP synthase F0 subunit C, which yields MRRVMMFVLMAIVLMAAATPASAQTAPTGAAGNWQYAGIALAIAVALAAYGQSKVASAACEGMARNPAARPGIQLALILGLAFIESLVLFIWVMIFLRAL from the coding sequence ATGCGTAGAGTAATGATGTTCGTACTGATGGCGATCGTGCTGATGGCCGCAGCGACGCCGGCTTCGGCGCAGACGGCACCCACCGGGGCGGCGGGGAACTGGCAATACGCGGGCATTGCGCTGGCGATCGCGGTCGCACTGGCTGCCTATGGGCAGTCGAAGGTGGCCTCGGCGGCGTGCGAGGGCATGGCGCGGAATCCCGCGGCGCGTCCTGGCATACAGCTGGCGCTGATCCTTGGACTCGCCTTCATCGAGTCGCTCGTGCTGTTCATCTGGGTCATGATCTTCCTGCGCGCACTCTAG
- a CDS encoding ABC transporter ATP-binding protein, translating to MGTEAALQFDSMTKEYRGFTRRTAVRALDGFSLAVERGEILGFLGPNGAGKTTAIHIAMGFMRPTRGGGQMLGQAFGHARTRARVGFLAENVAFVHRSAEAVVRYYGALNGLGGAALTKRTREMLELLELTDVARRNVSKFSRGMLQRVGLAQALVNDPELLVLDEPTSALDPIGRVAVRELLLRAKAAGKTVFLSSHMLSEIELISDRIAVLVHGRVARMGTTSELLESGAQSEIVFRHADQRGAELQRLDPSLVVQAVAENGLTKITVASTAQREYIERVWAAGGEVVRVNPARRSLEELFLALAQEKDEKDDKDDKGDQGAAHATGATPS from the coding sequence ATGGGAACCGAAGCCGCGCTTCAGTTCGACAGCATGACCAAGGAATACCGGGGCTTCACCCGGCGGACGGCCGTCCGCGCGCTCGACGGCTTCTCGCTCGCGGTCGAGCGTGGCGAGATACTCGGCTTCCTCGGGCCGAACGGCGCGGGGAAGACGACGGCCATCCACATCGCGATGGGGTTCATGCGGCCGACACGTGGTGGTGGCCAGATGCTGGGCCAAGCGTTCGGTCACGCTCGCACGCGCGCCCGGGTCGGATTCCTGGCGGAGAACGTGGCGTTTGTCCATCGCTCGGCGGAGGCGGTGGTGCGCTACTACGGCGCGCTCAACGGCCTCGGTGGCGCGGCGCTGACCAAGCGCACGCGCGAGATGCTGGAGCTGCTCGAGCTGACGGACGTTGCCAGGCGCAACGTCTCGAAGTTCTCTCGCGGGATGCTACAGCGCGTGGGCCTGGCGCAGGCGCTGGTCAACGATCCCGAGCTTTTGGTGCTGGATGAGCCCACCTCGGCGCTCGATCCCATCGGACGAGTCGCCGTGCGCGAGTTGCTGCTGCGCGCCAAGGCCGCGGGCAAAACGGTCTTCCTGAGCTCACACATGCTCTCGGAGATCGAGCTGATCTCTGACCGCATCGCGGTTCTGGTTCACGGACGCGTGGCGCGCATGGGGACGACGAGCGAGCTGCTGGAATCGGGCGCGCAGTCGGAGATCGTCTTTCGTCACGCAGACCAGCGCGGCGCGGAGTTGCAAAGGCTAGACCCAAGCTTGGTCGTGCAGGCGGTGGCGGAGAACGGCCTCACCAAGATCACGGTAGCGAGTACGGCGCAGCGCGAGTACATCGAGCGCGTCTGGGCGGCCGGAGGCGAGGTGGTACGCGTGAATCCGGCGCGGCGCTCGTTGGAGGAGCTGTTCCTGGCGCTGGCCCAAG